Below is a window of Flammeovirga kamogawensis DNA.
GTGATCGCTTCTAAAAAAACTTTTGAGCTTGCCAGCGATTTTGAATGCCAACTAGAACCAATAATTATTAATTTATCTACTTTTAATGAATTGGAACTCGTTAACCTCAAGGCAGAAATCCCCCCATCACTAAACCCTAAAATCACAGGGTTTACTAAATTTAATTGTTTAATAATTACTTCAATGTCCTTTTCAATACGAGCATATGTTAGTGCCGTATTTCCTAAAGTTGATTTACCTTGACCTCTACTATCAATTCCAATAATACGGTATTCATTTTTGAGTAACGGGATAATTCCATTAAAATCTTCTATGTTTCCAAATCCTCCATGAAGAAATAATAAAGGCTGTTTTTGAGGGTTTCCGATTTCTTCAAAATATATTTTAGCAGAATCAATTTCTATAAATGTATCTGATTGATGAGTAAATTTCATTTTTCTAAGAGTTAATTTTTTTTTACTAAAACACCTATGGTAAGTGTTTTTCGGGTTATAATTAAATATACTATTTTCTTTTAAAATGAGGTAACTACATGGTAAGGTTCAGCAGATAAATTACCAACTATTATAATTTTCTATGTTTTTACTTTAGCGCACAGAACTAAAAAAATGTGTTGTAGTATTCATAGAGCACTACAACACAATTTAGCTTCTAAAGATACAGTTTTTACTTGCTTGTAATTACTCTTTAATGAATTTTACTCTTGTTGATTTATCGATTTCTAATAGATACATGCCATTTGGTAAGTCACTGATATCAATACATTTGTTGTATACTTTCTTAGTATATGATTCCCCTTGTAGACTAACTATTTTCACATCATTTAATTGACGAGTTGAATAGATAAATAGCTTACCTTTTGAAGGGTTAGGATAAACATAAATGTCATTATTATTATTTTCTACTGATAATGGCAATTCAATATCTGCATCAATATTGTTAGGATCTGAACTTTCCTCTTGGTCATTTTGATCAATAATTTCTTCTGTATCACTATCTGATTCTGTAGGAGTTTCTCCCTCTTCATTTTCCTTAATTGTGTCACTTTCTTCTTCTGGGTCATTGTCTGCACCAGTAGTATCATCCTCTTCCGTTTGTTCCTCTTCCTCCACTTCTTCCACAGGTTCTTCCATATCTTCTACTTCAAAAGGAAAAATTTGAATTCCACCTATTGCTGATGTACCACCTTCTAATGCTGATAAAGTAAGTGTTACTTCTTCTTTATTTTTATAAGGACCAAAAATAGCATAAGTTCCTTCAGGGTAATTCTCTAGAGCATCATCAGTAGTTGAAATACTCGAGAGCATATACGGATATTCTTTTGTGTCTTCGCCTCCAAAAACATCAACACCTTTGTAGTACAAGGTGGTATTTCCATCAGAAATACTTGATTTTATATTTTCATCTTTAATTTTTTCATACATATAAAGGTTCTTACTATCTTTCTTAATACTTCCATTACTTTCATATAAGTATTTATATTCAGGTCTTTCTCCTGTTAGATAAACAATAATTTTATATCCAGTAGGGAATTGTGTTGCCAAATTTGACAGTGTTATTTGTAATGGTTTTGTACTTTCTTTTGATGTATATACCCCTGCTTGCAATGCACTTCTATTAGAACCTCCATAGTTAAGAATTCCTTCAGCATTTTTTACAGAATACGTAACAGTACTAGTAGTGTTATTTGACATTTGAAGTGGGGATGATTGTTGATAATCTATACTATTATTCCATCCTCCTGTAACTAAGCCCATACGTTCAATACCGAATTTCTCTATAATAGTCGAATAATCACCACTAGCTTCGGTAGCAAAATTGATATTAATTGAACATAGTGGTGTTACAACTTCCTTTCTAGGGTTGTTAACCAACCAATCTAAATAGCCTTCTTGTTCAAATTCTAATCCCCATACATTATGATCTTTTTCTGGAAGAATTTTCAATTTAGCATCAACTCCACCTATCAATAAACCTTTAGCTATAACTCTACTCGTATTGGCATCAACCTTAGGATCTTTATCTCCTGTAATTACCCAAGCACTAAAATTATTGTATTTAATAACACTGTCTTTTATAGAAAAATCTTTAGCCATAGCTGCTGCTGTAGAAGCCACTGTGGCAAAGGTATTACGCCCAATAGATCGCTCATAAACATACCAGTCCCAAGTTCCTCTTCCACCATAGCTATAACCACTTAAATGTACACGGTCTTCATCAACTTTATAAGTAGCTTTTATATAATCCCATAGTTTAGAAAGTTGTACATAATTCCATACTCCTTTTGTTCTAGGCCTAATAACCAAATATGGAGAGTCATCTTTATATAACCTTCCTATCTTTAAAGATACAGTTGTTTTAAATTCTTCTATAGATGATTTCTGTCCATTGTTACCATGTAGGTGAAAATATACAGGTACTTTATCTACTTCGTTATAGTTTTTGGGAAGTCGGATAGTATAATCAAAAATTACATTGCTGTTTACAGAAGCAGGAGATTCTTGAGATAATTCAATACCTAAAGTTGTTTCTTGAGCATTTGTTTCGCTGAAGAAAACTGTCAATAAAGACATTAAGAATACTGAAAATTGTAGTTGTTTTTGCATAATTATTATCATTTCACTTTTAAAAATGATAATGTATAAGCTCAACTATAGGTTTGATTCCAATAATTATTCAAAACGGTAGAGTGATTAAAAAATGAAACAATTTGGTCATTTATTAATACTTCGATTAAGGAAAATTGGTGTTCTATTTTAAAAATACAATAAAGTAAAAAGCTATTTTAATAAAAAAAGACAACCAATATGGTTGCCTTTTTATTTTTTAAATTTCGCTGTTAATCAATAACGAATGCTAACTTGTCGTTTGCTTCATATTCTCGTTTTCGTAATAATGCTTCTAAGTAGTAGTAATCTGCATAATTTAGCGGTTTATCAATCTCATTTTTATGAGGAATACTACCTACTGAATGCTTTAATAAAAAGAAGTTGTTATCTCCTACTTGTGCCATAAATTCTGGTTCAGATAATGTTGTTACAATTTTATCTGCATTCTCTAAATATCTTTCTGCATCTTCTGTTGGAACATAAGTAGCTAATTCATACAAAGCACTTGCTGTAACTGCCCCTGCCGATGCATCTCTTGGAGCATTAGGTATTCTTGGATCATTATAATCCCAATAAGGTACCATATCCTTAGGCATCGATTTATTAGTGAGCATATAGTTTGCAATTTTCTGTGCAAAATCTAGGTATTTTTGGTCTTTTGTAAAACGGTAACACGTTAAGTAACCATATAATCCCCATGCTTGTCCACGTGCCCAAGATGAATTATCTGCATAACCTTGTGCAGTTTGTCTATGCCTAACTTCACCATTTGTGCTATCATAATCAACCACATGGTAGCTGCTAAAATCTGGTCTATAATGGTGCTGCATTGTTTTATCTGCATGCTTAATTGCAATATCTCTATACGTATTGTCTCCAGATAAATCAGATGCTTTAAACAGTAATTCTAGATTCATCATATTGTCTATAATTACCGGGTACTCCCATCCTCTTTCACTTTGCCAGCCCTTATCAACATCCCAAGAAAGAATAACCCCAACTTCTGGATGGAATCTACTTGAAAGTGATTTAGCTGAATTAATTAGCACCTCTTTGTACTCTTCTGTATGGTCTAGTCTTAATCCGTTCCCAAAAGAACAGTTGATGATAAAACCAACGTCATGGTTACCTTTATGAAACTGGTTATGAGCAACTTTTTTAGAATACTCTTTTGCTAGTTCTTCCCATTTAGGATCTTTTGTATATTCATATAAGTACCATAAAGAACCAGGAAAAAAGCCTTGTGTCCAGTCATATTCACCCACCAAATATTTAGTAGTCACACCATCATTTAAAATACTTCTTGGTATCTGATCATGGTTATCTGCTTCTTCTTCTAAAAGAGTATATTGTTGTTCTGCTCTATCAAATACTCTATCTACAACTTTAGTTTGTTCTTCTGTTTTAGTCTCGCAAGAAGTGACAGATACAAATAATGCTATAGTAGTCGCTATTTTTAAAAATCTATTGTTCATTATATTGATATTTTCAAATGTGAAGTAATCACTGTTCAATTTTAGTTTGCATGTCTCGTAATACAAAAATGGTCGTTAAGACATTATTAAAGGGTTTGAATTATTCAATAAGTAGGACTTATCATCCATTATATAAGTAAATTGGCTGTTTTGAACCGTTATATACATTCATTGAATTTATAGTGAACAGCAGTTATTTATCAAAAAACAACTGCTGTCCACTTCTTTTATTGCTTTATAAACTTCTTTAAGATTATCTCTCCATCAGAAATTATATTTACGTAATACATTCCAGATGATAGGGTATCTAATCTAATTACCGTTTCTTGTGCTTTAATATCTCTACTCATTACTTGTTGCCCCATTCCGTTAAAAAATACTGCTTTTGTTCCTTCTTTAACAGTGGTCATTTTTAATGTAAGTTGAGTAGTTGCAGGAACTGGGTAAAGTACTACATCAGCGTTCCAAACATCTCCGATAGAAGTAGGTCCATTTTCTCTATATATCCCTTCAAATATTAATTCAGGAACTTGCTCATCAACTGAATAAGAAGATGAAAATCTCACCCAATTAGAGCCCGTCACTTTAAAAGTCACCTCCTTCGAACCTTGTTCTAACGCCGCTTTTACGTAATCAGACACATCGAAATAGTAGTCTATTTGGTTTCCATTATGTTCCATACTCGGAATTGTATTTTCGGCAAGTATTGCAGCGTCATCTGCCACTAAATCACTGCCAGACGTACCTAAAGTAGTACTGTAAGATACTTCATTAGCAAACCAAGATGTTGCTGTAGAACCAAAAACATTTATATCAGAATCTTCCGACATGTTTGTCTTATCTGCATATAATTTCAACATTACTTTATCTACACTTTCCATAACAGAAAGATCAAATTTTAAGTAAGTAGCCTTATCGTTACTACCAATTTCTAAGTAATTACTTGTTGCAAAATTTTCTGTTGGATATTGTGATGTCACATACGTATCATCTATAATATCTGCAGCAAAATTCTCTTTTGCAATTACTTTATACTGATACACAAGGTTTCCATCCTGAGATATACTTTCTACAATACAGCCTGCGTATACATCTGCAACAATTTGGTGCGTAGATGGGGCAATTACTGTGATAGATCCTCCTTCTGGAGCAATAACGTCTTCTAAAAATTGTGCTTTGCTTTGTGCAATATCAATACCTTCAATTTCTCCCATTTCTGTTGCCTCTGTTGGGTGAATGATTGAATAAGTAGCCGAACTTATTTCTGCAGAAGTAATTAACTCTACTTGTTTTGGTTTAAACTGAAAAGCTGAAATATAAGGTGCATTTGCAACAACAGAAGATCTATATATTGACGTGAAAATTGCTTTTCCATCAGTATCTAAAATGTTCGTAATTTCTCTAATAATAAAGGTCTGCACAGAATCTGCTTCGCTAATTTCTCCTAAGTTTAAAGGAATCGAAATTAGTTGATCTTCGTCTGATTGATATAACTCAATAAAGCCTACTCTTTTAAATAGTCCTTCTGGTTTAGCATCAAATGTTACGGTAGTCTCATCAAAATCAACTGCTGCAGCAACTACTTCGTAACTTACAGATGTTCCTTTGTAGGCTCTTCCTGTAATATTTAGATTTACTTCTGTAAGTGTATCTAAATTCATTAATGAACTCACATTAAAAGACAATAAGGCTTCTCTTAAATAGGTGCTATTTGTGGCTGCTACAATTTCTATCTTAGAATTATCAAAATAATTTTTAGACGAGTTACTTCCTCCTCTTACCATTACGTCTTTTCTAGATGCATACGTTTTGTTTTCTGTATTAGAGAAACCATAATGAATTGTATACACTTTAGAAATACCATCTGCAGAAGATACTTCTATTTGATGTGTACTTCCATTTACTGAATGTTTAGGCGTAATTGTTACCGTATTACTTGCATCTGTATCTACAATAAGCGTTGGCATTACTGCTTCTGTAGATGTGTGTGCTACAAAGTAATTTTCCGTTTCTGGAGAAAATTCTTCTATTTGTTTTCCATCAATAGAAATACCAAAAACTAGTGTACCTTTTGCTAAACGGTCTGTCAATTGCTGTTGGAACACAGAGGCTGGATACACTCCTTTTTTATTTAAGCCTTCAACATAAATTCCTGATGTAGCTCTATCTGCTCTAGAACCTGCAATTTGTACATTAGAAGCTTCAGGATTATAAACACCAATTACTTTACTCTGAGGGTACATTAAGTAACTTTGCTCTTCCTGTCCAAGAAGTGCCATCCACCAAGCATAGAAAAATTCATTTTCAATTGCACTAATTTCGTTAGGTACTTCTAAGTTCCAGAATACATTAGCAATTCCACTATTTGGCATATTTTCCATTGCTCCAGATCCTTCACATCTAATATTATTTACATTTTCAATTAGGTTAGCCGCTGGAAAACCTCCTCCATGAAAATCGACTGTACCGTCATAATCACCTAATTCTATATTTGTAAATACATTACCAACCATTATACCCGTACCCCCAATTGGGTGCGTTCTAAATGCTGATATTTTAGCATCTTTTAAAACATTTCCATAACCGTTAACTTTAATACCATGATGCCCATCTTTACCAATAACATTTATACCTTGAAGGGTAAGTCCTTTTGATAAACTGGTGTTTAAATCCCATGTAAAGTTTTCAAAAGTAACATCTTTCACCCAAGAGTTTGATAACTTACTCAATTGAAGTGCACACCATCCGTAATCCATTTCATAGACTGTCTTTTCATCTTCTTGAGAGCCGTCTTCGTTCTTACCATGGTGCTTGTATTCTCCAGACCAAGCCGAAGAAAAACGTAGGTTTTCAATACCTGTTTCTGTAGTATAATTTGTTGTTGAGATCACCGTTTCATATCTCGTTTCTAAATCAATCGGTAATGGCTCTTTTATAGAAATGTGTTTTCCATTTACGTTAATTACCTCTACAGACCACTGAAATGCTGTTGATCTATTAAAGCTTGACCATCTATCATCTTTTGCTAATGGGAAGACCATTTTTCTAGAAGCCATATCATCACCTTCTGCATTTTTTACTGTGATTAAAATAAAATCACCAGCTTTTAATGCTGTTTCCGTATCTACAATAAGGTGTCTATCACCTTGTATTGCGGTCTTTTCTAGTTTAGCAACCTCTGTTCCCGATCTACCCCAAATACGCATTCCAAATGTTCCAAACTCAGTACCTTTTCGTGGTATTTGATTATGGAAATACAATACAGTTCCATCTTCTCCTTGGCCTTCACCTCTTAAAACAATATTACTTTTACTGAAGTTAATGGTTACTAGATCTTCAGGATTTGTTAGAAAATCATATTGCCCTTTAGGAAGAAGTAGTACTCCACCTCCCGCTTTTCCCATTTCTTCAAATGCTGTATTTAACGCTACTGCATCATCTTTATTATCATTTGGAAGTATACCAAAATCAACTGCATTATGCGTAACCGAAAGTGTTGGAATTTCAATTTCACTGTTATGATAACCAGCATAGGAGAAGTTAGGTAAAATCGACTTATCTCCTTTCTCTTGAAAGTCTTTCCAAATTTCAGGAATCCATTCTGTCGCTACTGGTGGGGCAATACTTTCGGTAATAGTTACTGTGTATGGAAAGACGATTTCAGACTGGTCTACTGTATTTGTAACAACAATATTGAAAGTATATGTTCCAACAGATGGCTTCTCATTAAATACAATTTCGTTACTTTCATTTATCGAAACTACTGCTGCGTCTTCTCCAGAAATAGAGTAGGTATATGTAGCATTTTCAGCTCCTCCTTCTGTAGTAAGTTCGCCTATTAAAAATGATTCTGTTATATCATCTTCATTAATTTCTTGCTGATCAGATGTATTTCCTCCAACTACTAAACTAATTGTTGAATTAATACGAACCTGAACCTCTAAAGTAGTTATTTGTCCGTTATCTGCAGTTCCTTTTATTATTAATGATGCTGTAGGTTGCGTTGCCGCTTCTAGAGCTTCTGCTGTAGTTATTGTTCCTTCAGTAAGCGTAAACAAATTAGCATCATCACCTTCTAAAGTATACGTTACAGCTAAACCTTTGTCTTCTTCTACAATTGTGGCCACCTCAATTCCTGCATCTCCTTCAGTAATTTCAGGGCTTTCTGGAGTTGTTGCAAATGCTGGCACAGGAATTACATCTACATTAAAAGAAGAAGCTGTTGCCCCGCCTGCGTTAGCTGCTGTAATTGTAAAACCAGATGGTCTTGTAAAATAATCAAGTGATTTATTTAAGATGACATCATTTCCACTTAATCGATAAGTTGGATTTGATGTGGTCGTTACATTACAAATTGGAAGGATCGTATTTTTGATATTTGTATCAGAATATGTTGCTCTAAATGCAACCCATAATTTTGTATTCCCTAAAATATAAGCCGACAGGTCTAAATTTGTTACATTGATTCCTGATAAATCATCTAAATTAAAATTATCTAATTTCAAGAAGTCTGCAGAAACATTTTCTTTAACAACTTGCCAACCTGAATGTGTTAATGGGTTTACAGGAGCTGTAGTACTCACTACAATTTCTAAAGAATTGTCTGACAAAGTTCCGTAGCGAGATGCTCCACCATATTCTAAAACTAAGTTCGATATATCAGATACATCAATTGCTCTATCTAATAACAAATAAGATGTAAAAGCTTCTTTTGTCGCATCGGTACCATTTCCATTTTTTATTAATGGATAGTATACTTCTTCACCGTTCAATGTTATTTTTTGGGTACTCCAAATCTTAGTATATGATGCACCTTGGTATTCTGGAGTAATAGACGAAGCATTTGTAAAACCATTTAAACCATCTGACGAAGGATTGGTTACATACGCTTTTTTATGAACTCCTGGAGTAAACTTATTTTCTACTAACGATACTATTGTATTCGTTCCTGTATAAGATACTGTCCCTACAGTTGAAGTAGGGACAGTATTTTCTATTATTTCTGTTGCTGTGAATGCTAGATCTGTTGGTGCAGCTTCTGTCTCCTCATTCTCTACAGTTATTTTTACAGATGCAAGGTAAATTTGTCTTGATGTAAGTTCATTAAAAGATTCATATTTAAATGCAATCCATATTTTCTCTTTACCTACTCCATAATCCGAGATACTCACCTCACCTTGGGTTAAACTTTCAAGGTCTAGAACATCATACCCTCCTGATGCATTTTTAACTTGATTAAAAAAGATATCATCCACTTGAGTAGAGAGTACTTGCCAATTAGTATGGCCAGATAAATCAGACGTTGGGTCTGTATCTGTTACTAAAATTGATACATCTTGATGTGCATTTGACCCGAACCTATACAACCCGCTATAATTTAGCAGTATATCTTTTGCTTGGTCTACATTAATACCTTCAGTACATAAATAAGAAGTAAATGCTTTTTTCTGAGGTTTCACCGAAGGGAAATAGGTAAACTTAGATGCACCACTTTCACTTAAAATATTAATTCCAGAAACAGACCATGTTTGTAACCACATACTACCAGAATAGGTAGATGTTAAATAATTTGTTGATGAAGTGTAGCCATTTAATCCAGAAGAGATTTCTTCGTCTGCTTGTGGTTTCGATTGTGTTCCTTGCTCAAAAGCAATTTCTGTTTGTGCAAAGCTTTCAAAGCATAAAGTTGTAAGGAAACTTAAAGCAAAAAAGCTAAATAGTAATTTCTTTTTCATACATACAATGTTTACAATAAGTAATAATTCTGATAGAGAGAGAGAAAGAATTTACACTCCCTCTCTCTTATTTGTTAGTTGTTATTTAAGCGTAATGTACGCTCCATTTTTTGTTATATTCCCGTTTTTAGAAGTTCTCTCTTTAGAGTAAAACTCCGAAGTAACGGGTCTGTCAGCCACACTTTGTAATGCTATAGAAAACTCTTGTTTCTTACCAGAGTCTATAATCAATTCTTTTATTTCAATTGCTGGAATACTTACTGTATACCAAGCCCAACCACCTTGTTCTCCTTTCTGAGTAACTTCAAAAGTTCCTATTTTACCACCTACTTGTGGGGCTTTTTTCCAAGTAATACTCTCTTCATTCCACTTATTAGATAATACGGTATGAACATCAATAATTGCATTTTTATCTGTTTGTTTACTAAATGCTTTTCCATACACATGTAAAACAATAAAATTTGCATTATCTAGTCCATCAATATTTTTCATGCTAAACTTCAAATAAGTTCTTCTACTGTACTTATTTTCTTTTTTCACATTACCTACTCTTAGCTTATTGCTTTGTGTGCTACCCATTGTTTTCACACTAGACTCACCACACTCTACATAAGCATCTTGCTTTACTTTTATTTTACCACCGTTCTTTGGTTCACCTGCTTGTACTAAAGAAACCATTCCTAAAGAAAAAAGTAGTATAAAAATTCTTGTTTTCATTTCTGTATCTATTTAATTGTTTGCGCTATTCGTATTATTAATCTATGTTACAAATGTACTTTTGATACTTATTAATAAGTGGAAAACTTGTACGTTTGAGAGGAACATTTATTCAAAAAACTGTCTTTTTGTTACTTTTAAGAGGATTTTCAGCGTTTACAATAAAAAAGTGTTGTATTAACACTAAACTTATTTGAAATGAAAAAAGCCACACATTTTTAAATGCATGGCCCTCTTATTGTTAAAGCAATTTTTGATTTAAAAAAACAAACCTTCTTTTTTCAAATCTTTGATCCAATCAGGTAACTCACCTAATCTTAATTCTAACTGTGCCTCAAATAAAGATGTTGTTTTAACGGGTGTACCTACAGATTCTAATACATCAATTGTAGAAGCATCAAATGATGCACCTTCCTGTCCATGGAATCCAACTACAATAGGAGGAATAACTTTCCAAAACCAAGTATCTTTTGCCCAAAAAGTAAAATTCTGCTCTGCCGCATCTGTCTCCTTAAAGTTCCAAATTACTAAGTTTCTTAAATGGTTTGGAAGGTTTTGTCTAGCTCCACCACCTCTGCCTGCAAAGAATCCACCTTCGACACAATCAAAAAGTGTGTTTCTTGGTTGTGAGGCATGAGATTCAAAAGATGTATTCGGTGTCCATCGTGTTCTCCAAATAACATTATTAGATGATGATCCGCCAGATACTCCATAAGAATGCCATACACCTGCCTGGTCATCACAATTTGCAATTAAAACACCCATAGATGCCGTCATAGAAATTGCATTATGCCCTGGGTTACCTTCGATAACACAATTTAATGCCGTAACTGCCGCAGATTTAGTTATGTGTACAGATCTACTAACATCTTTAAATCTACAATCTTGAACCCAAGAATCTGTTACACCATTTAGATTTAATATACTCCAACCTCCATCATGTACAGCATCTTTATGATGCTTAAATTCATCTTTCCAATTTCCTTCAAACGCTAAATGTTCAAAACCAATATGCTCTAAATGTGCATAAGATTTTAACGTCCACTCGTGTTTTGATTGTACATCATAATGAATTGGTTCTTCAAAAATTACATTCTTTCCTTCTATTGCCTTAACAATGTGTTTTTCGTTTACAATCACACCTTTGTTTAGAATGGTTTTCCAAGAAGGATCGCACTTAGCAGGGGCTAATTCATAATTTACTAAATCTGGAGCATTGTTTTTAACAGACAATAGAACCCAATCTCCTACTTTTATCTTATTAGTATTATCTACTTCAACAGAAAAAGTTTCTCTCTTTGCATTTCTGCTAACGTTAGCAAGAAACTTATCAGCTCCTTTAGGTACTGTTTTAATTGCAAAAGGTGCTGTCCATAATTTTGAAGGATCTGCAGCCTTTAAATCTAAATCAAAAAATAAAATAGATCCATCCGTTCCTTTTCCTTCTCCTCTAAATACAATATTAGAAGATCTTACAGTGATAAGGTCTGTCTTGTCTTTCTTAGTATTGATGTAATACTTTCCTTTAGGGAAAAAGATAATCCCTTCTCCATTTTGTTCTGCTGCTGCAATTGCTTTTTGAATCGCTTTTTTATCTGATTTTTTATCATTTGGTTTTGCTCCAAAATCTGTAACATCAAATATTTTGTAGTCAGCTACAGGTATACCCACTTCGCTATATTCATATCCTACAAAAGAAAAGTTGGGTAACTTTGGTGTTTCTCCTGTCTCTTGGCATGCTTTGTACTCTTTCCAAACTTCACTTTCTTGTGCAAAAACTGAAGATATAGAAACACTCAAAGTTGCTAGTAATGCTATAAGTAATTTCTTGTTCATTTCTTTCTTATATATTTGATTGTCTTTATTTATAGTCACTCAAATGTACGTATCTGCTCTAATTGTATAGGGTAGTAAATTCCAATTTTACTCCATAAAAGTACTATATATCTGTTTGTAGTTAAAGTATACTTATTTAACTGATGTAAAAGCGATGCTTATAAGTATTAATTTGTACAATTATTGAGGCAAAATGGGAACTATTGTTCAAATACATGTACATCATCATTATTATTCTACTGCTTGTTTTCTTTTTCTTTATTACGATTGTATAGCTTAAAAAATGCCTATTATTTTAAAAGAAAACGTAGTAATCAAAAACTTATTTTGAAGCTTTATCTAATTTTTTGAAATAACTATTAACCTTATAATCACAATACTTTGATAAAGGAGCCTGCTTTTTAGGAATCTCTTTTATTAACTTTTTGATAATTTGTTCCGATGTGTCTAATTCAGCAATATTATTCCATTCATTAGGATCGTCTACAAGGTTGTATAATTCTTGAGTGCCATCTTCATATTGAATAAACTTATACTTTTTATCTGTTACCGCTATATTGTTTTTACCATAGGATGTTATGGCAACGTGATTCCACTTCACGTAAGTATTTCCCATTAACGGCACTAAAGAATGCCCATCATTTTTCTTGTTTTCTGTTAACCCTGCCAACTCTAATAATGTTGGGTAAATATCTACTAGTTGAACAGGTTCATTAGTTACTTTACTGCCTGTATTTTTAGGTAATTTAAACGCAAGTACAGAACGTGTATCTCTTGTCCATAATGCTTGTTTTGCAAACCTATTCTTCTCTCCCAAGTGATACCCATGATCTGAAAATAAAACAACAATGGTGTTGTCTGCATATACCGATTCTTCTAAAGCATTTAAGACTTTACCTATCTGAGCATCCACAAAATAAATACAGGCTAAATATGCTTGAACTGCCTCTTTCCATTGTCCTCTTTGAATAAGTTCCTCTGTAGTTGGCATCATTGGGACATCTGCTATTTGCCTACCTAAAGTCGGTACATCTTGTAAATCATCTTTTTTATATGGAGGTAAAACAATATCATTTATTGGAAATGGAGTAAACCATTTTGCAGGAACATACCAAGGTACATGAGGTCTTACAAAACCGACTGCCATAAAAAATGGCTTATCATGTTTTTGTTGTAATTGATTTACTGCCCATTTTGCTGATTGAAAATCGCCTGTTTCTCTATCTTTTTCTGGAAACTTGCCCCAATCTGTTACCGTTCCTTTTGGTTTTCCAAACCATTCTGGATTGTAATTAAAATGCTTTTTAGGGTAAGGGCCATAGGTATCGAACTTATCTCCATAAACATCAAAAACATGCTGGTCGTCACCCCTATGGAAAATCTTACCAACACCTATAGAAGTGTATCCATTTTGTTCAAAATAGTCTGGAAGGTAGATCGCTTCTTGTACCACCGTATTTGCTTTTTTAATAACGGTGTCCTCTAATTGAACATAATTACCTGTAGTTGTTGGATACATACCTGTTAATAAAC
It encodes the following:
- a CDS encoding alpha/beta fold hydrolase, with translation MKFTHQSDTFIEIDSAKIYFEEIGNPQKQPLLFLHGGFGNIEDFNGIIPLLKNEYRIIGIDSRGQGKSTLGNTALTYARIEKDIEVIIKQLNLVNPVILGFSDGGISALRLTSSNSLKVDKLIIIGSSWHSKSLASSKVFLEAITSEKWKERFPETYEQYQNLNLDPDFDKLTKAMVKMWIDETSTGHPDETVQNIDCPTLIIRGDKDHLCSKQSSFELSELINAADLANIPFCGHEVFTDQKNILMEIVNQFLVR
- a CDS encoding T9SS type A sorting domain-containing protein; the protein is MQKQLQFSVFLMSLLTVFFSETNAQETTLGIELSQESPASVNSNVIFDYTIRLPKNYNEVDKVPVYFHLHGNNGQKSSIEEFKTTVSLKIGRLYKDDSPYLVIRPRTKGVWNYVQLSKLWDYIKATYKVDEDRVHLSGYSYGGRGTWDWYVYERSIGRNTFATVASTAAAMAKDFSIKDSVIKYNNFSAWVITGDKDPKVDANTSRVIAKGLLIGGVDAKLKILPEKDHNVWGLEFEQEGYLDWLVNNPRKEVVTPLCSININFATEASGDYSTIIEKFGIERMGLVTGGWNNSIDYQQSSPLQMSNNTTSTVTYSVKNAEGILNYGGSNRSALQAGVYTSKESTKPLQITLSNLATQFPTGYKIIVYLTGERPEYKYLYESNGSIKKDSKNLYMYEKIKDENIKSSISDGNTTLYYKGVDVFGGEDTKEYPYMLSSISTTDDALENYPEGTYAIFGPYKNKEEVTLTLSALEGGTSAIGGIQIFPFEVEDMEEPVEEVEEEEQTEEDDTTGADNDPEEESDTIKENEEGETPTESDSDTEEIIDQNDQEESSDPNNIDADIELPLSVENNNNDIYVYPNPSKGKLFIYSTRQLNDVKIVSLQGESYTKKVYNKCIDISDLPNGMYLLEIDKSTRVKFIKE
- a CDS encoding glycoside hydrolase family 88 protein, whose amino-acid sequence is MNNRFLKIATTIALFVSVTSCETKTEEQTKVVDRVFDRAEQQYTLLEEEADNHDQIPRSILNDGVTTKYLVGEYDWTQGFFPGSLWYLYEYTKDPKWEELAKEYSKKVAHNQFHKGNHDVGFIINCSFGNGLRLDHTEEYKEVLINSAKSLSSRFHPEVGVILSWDVDKGWQSERGWEYPVIIDNMMNLELLFKASDLSGDNTYRDIAIKHADKTMQHHYRPDFSSYHVVDYDSTNGEVRHRQTAQGYADNSSWARGQAWGLYGYLTCYRFTKDQKYLDFAQKIANYMLTNKSMPKDMVPYWDYNDPRIPNAPRDASAGAVTASALYELATYVPTEDAERYLENADKIVTTLSEPEFMAQVGDNNFFLLKHSVGSIPHKNEIDKPLNYADYYYLEALLRKREYEANDKLAFVID